In Candidatus Bathyarchaeota archaeon, the following are encoded in one genomic region:
- a CDS encoding DNA mismatch repair protein MutT — protein MSIIEIITRALMFKNNEIPTAFTEGEKHAFLPRGYVEFGEFAETALKRELEDAHAQ, from the coding sequence ATGTCGATTATAGAAATAATAACGAGAGCCCTTATGTTCAAGAATAATGAAATTCCCACAGCCTTTACAGAAGGAGAAAAACACGCGTTTCTTCCAAGAGGGTATGTTGAATTCGGAGAATTCGCAGAAACAGCTTTGAAGAGAGAATTAGAAGATGCGCACGCGCAATAG